From the Elusimicrobiaceae bacterium genome, the window CGTTACCGTGGGGGTTGACATGCTGTAGGCGAACGCGGAATCAGTGCCTTCGATAGTGTTGAGGAAACTTTCGTCCAGAAAGTCCGAAAGATCCGGAATCTTGTCGGTAAAATCACCGGTTTTGGCTTTATAAAGCCGTTGCGCGGTCCAGATGCTTTCAAGATTGGCGCAGGCCAGATCAACACGGGACTGTTCCGTAACTTTCATCAGCTGCGGAAACCCATACGCGGCCATAACCCCGATAATGGTAACCGTTGCTATCAGTTCCATAAGGGTGAATCCGCGCGAAGGACTATGCGTATCCATAATGTTAGTATAGCACATCTTCCGTCGTATTTTCAGGGTGGCTGAGATTCCGGCGCGGGGATCGGCAAACTTCTGTTTCACCGGTTCCGGGGTTACCCCGGGTTCCCGATATAATGAAACAGGCGGCCTGTAAAGGCCGCCTGTTTCATGAAACTTTGAATCTAGTTAGC encodes:
- a CDS encoding prepilin-type N-terminal cleavage/methylation domain-containing protein, with protein sequence MDTHSPSRGFTLMELIATVTIIGVMAAYGFPQLMKVTEQSRVDLACANLESIWTAQRLYKAKTGDFTDKIPDLSDFLDESFLNTIEGTDSAFAYSMSTPTVTAFEIYAERQNSKSWAGTIMLNSTGTFSGNVFSGDMIIMPAPIR